A single Lactuca sativa cultivar Salinas chromosome 8, Lsat_Salinas_v11, whole genome shotgun sequence DNA region contains:
- the LOC111907622 gene encoding protein FAR1-RELATED SEQUENCE 5-like, protein MVVDILTNRKLCFSNFSFEVQKDVDDHLTRLFWADDTSKANYKEFGDVLSFDATYQTNKYSMVFFLFTGVDYHKHCVTFDAGLLAHETADAYVWLIEVFRKAFVKPPMMIVTDHDSSMKKAVNFVFPESKHRLCMWHITQKLEEKIPIDVYNHPDFHKTFFDIIWNLQCSPQDFESSWSTMLDKFHLKENDWLRSVFKIRDLWIPTFMRDLELSGLMQTTSRSESLNYAFSHFLQHKSNLVKFMMSFDSAMEKQRHQQSLLDYQSTTTTPKLRTPLAI, encoded by the exons ATGGTTGTGGATATATTGACAAACAGAAAATTATGTTTCTCTAATTTTTCGTTTGAGGTCCAAAAGGATGTTGATGATCATCTTACTAGACTTTTTTGGGCTGATGATACTTCAAAAGCCAACTATAAAGAATTTGGAGATGTACTATCTTTTGATGCTACTTATCAAACAAACAA GTATTCTATGGTATTTTTTCTTTTTACTGGAGTTGACTACCACAAGCATTGTGTTACTTTTGATGCTGGTTTACTAGCTCATGAGACAGCAGATGCATATGTGTGGTTGATTGAAGTGTTTCGTAAAGCATTTGTCAAGCCACCCATGATGATTGTAACAGATCATGATTCATCAATGAAGAAAGCTGTTAATTTTGTTTTTCCTGAATCAAAGCATAGACTATGCATGTGGCACATCACTCAAAAACTTGAGGAAAAG ATTCCTATCGATGTTTATAACCATCCGGACTTCCACAAGACATTTTTTGATATTATATGGAATCTTCAATGTTCTCCACAAGATTTTGAAAGTTCGTGGTCAACAATGTTAGATAAGTTTCATCTAAAAGAAAATGACTGGTTAAGGTCTGTTTTTAAAATAAGGGATTTATGGATTCCAACTTTTATGAGAGATCTTGAACTTTCTGGTTTGATGCAAACTACTTCAAGATCAGAGAGTCTGAATTATGCTTTCTCACATTTTTTGCAACATAAATCAAATTTGGTGAAGTTCATGATGTCGTTTGATAGTGCAATGGAGAAgcaaaggcatcaacaatctttatTAGATTATCAGTCCACAACTACTACCCCCAAGCTAAGGACTCCTTTGGCTATTTAA
- the LOC111907623 gene encoding uncharacterized protein LOC111907623 encodes MKEYDEIPSNFILRRLGKDIIADGLLRKKYSYPHKGSQNECLIQDACAILRLSINKIANNEEELAKYIRQLQEVDSGIPLCTSSRASSSRSVYIEKIIGAAVPNVINIHNPEGIRKRGWASGKRIKSTREKVIEKSKKGSRLCSLCHKPNHNARSCILRLKNSDLESEVTEG; translated from the coding sequence ATGAAAGAGTATGATGAAATTCCATCAAATTTCATTTTGAGGAGATTGGGAAAAGATATCATAGCTGATGGATTGTTGAGGAAAAAGTACTCATATCCTCATAAAGGCAGTCAAAATGAGTGTTTGATTCAAGATGCGTGTGCTATTCTTCGTTTGTCCATTAACAAGATAGCAAATAATGAGGAGGAGTTAGCTAAATATATAAGGCAACTTCAGGAGGTTGATAGTGGTATTCCTTTATGTACCTCATCAAGGGCATCTTCGAGTAGATCAGTTTACATTGAAAAAATTATTGGAGCTGCAGTACCTAATGTTATCAACATTCATAATCCAGAGGGGATCAGAAAAAGGGGATGGGCCAGTGGTAAAAGAATCAAGAGCACTAGAGAGAAAGTGATTGAGAAATCTAAAAAGGGTTCTAGGTTGTGCAGTTTATGTCATAAACCAAATCACAATGCTAGGAGTTGCATTTTGAGGTTAAAGAATTCTGATTTAGAATCTGAGGTTACAGAAGGCTGA